A part of Silvimonas soli genomic DNA contains:
- a CDS encoding YaiI/YqxD family protein codes for MSTANSSDSPVNPRAACIWVDADACPKAIKEILFRAADRAQIHIILVANQLLHVPPSPWLRAVQVPAGFDVADNEIVERTQTGDLVITADIPLAAAVIAKGGAVLDPRGERLSLANIQERLSMRDFMQGLRDSGVQTGGPASLSAADRQTFGRELDKWLAKNRSSIRL; via the coding sequence ATGTCTACTGCCAACTCTTCTGATTCCCCGGTTAATCCCCGCGCTGCCTGTATCTGGGTGGATGCCGATGCCTGCCCCAAAGCCATCAAGGAAATCCTGTTCCGGGCAGCGGACAGGGCGCAAATCCACATCATTCTGGTTGCCAACCAGCTCTTGCATGTACCGCCTTCGCCCTGGTTGCGCGCTGTGCAAGTGCCTGCCGGGTTCGACGTAGCCGATAACGAAATCGTTGAACGCACGCAGACAGGTGACTTGGTGATTACTGCGGATATTCCGCTGGCGGCGGCGGTGATTGCCAAAGGCGGCGCAGTGCTGGACCCGCGTGGCGAGCGTTTGAGCTTGGCCAATATTCAGGAGCGCCTGAGCATGCGCGACTTCATGCAAGGCCTGCGCGATAGCGGCGTGCAAACCGGTGGCCCGGCCAGCTTGTCGGCAGCGGACCGGCAAACCTTTGGGCGCGAGCTAGACAAGTGGCTGGCAAAAAATCGTTCGTCGATACGCTTGTAA
- a CDS encoding dienelactone hydrolase family protein, which produces MTSRWIDITSTTGETYTGYLSLPPTGKGPGLVLIQEIWGVNEHIRTVADQYAADGFVVLAPDVFWRQSPRIELKYDDVDTPKAFGHMQALDQPAAVKDLVGAVNTLKALPEVTGKIATVGYCMGGRLSYLTAANSPDVAAGVAYYPGAINTVMDQAATLTAPVQFHFGGLDTYITHAVREAVIDTLGDRDETEIYVYENADHGFNCWGRAMYNQNAALLAHGRTLQFLAEHLA; this is translated from the coding sequence ATGACTTCACGCTGGATCGATATCACAAGCACCACGGGTGAGACCTACACCGGTTATTTGTCATTGCCGCCGACAGGCAAAGGGCCTGGTCTGGTGCTGATCCAGGAAATCTGGGGCGTGAACGAGCATATCCGTACCGTGGCCGATCAGTATGCAGCCGATGGTTTTGTGGTGCTGGCACCGGATGTGTTCTGGCGTCAGTCCCCGCGCATCGAGCTCAAATATGATGATGTCGATACCCCCAAAGCCTTTGGCCATATGCAGGCGCTGGATCAACCGGCCGCCGTGAAAGATCTGGTCGGCGCGGTGAACACGCTCAAGGCGCTACCGGAAGTCACCGGCAAGATCGCAACCGTGGGCTATTGCATGGGCGGGCGCTTGTCTTATCTGACAGCGGCCAATAGCCCGGATGTGGCCGCTGGCGTGGCGTATTACCCGGGCGCCATCAATACGGTGATGGATCAAGCCGCGACGCTCACTGCGCCGGTGCAATTTCACTTCGGTGGCTTGGACACCTACATCACCCACGCCGTGCGCGAGGCGGTGATTGATACGCTGGGCGATCGTGACGAGACCGAAATTTACGTCTACGAGAACGCCGATCACGGCTTTAATTGCTGGGGCCGCGCCATGTACAACCAGAATGCCGCCTTGTTGGCGCATGGTCGTACTTTGCAATTCCTGGCCGAACATCTGGCCTGA
- a CDS encoding DUF2844 domain-containing protein — translation MTTPSCGFRSLLAALLIAPCLAHAALGGAPATSPSAQKALKATSKVAASNGAADITTSTATSWTVNTLQTAGGTDIREYVTSTGVVFAVAWAGPQLPDLRALLGTYFPEFVDSNKTPHAGHTPNLVNNPDLVVQSGGKPRAYTGRAWVPSLLPADASIDQIH, via the coding sequence ATGACAACACCATCTTGCGGCTTTCGCTCTTTGCTCGCCGCATTGCTGATCGCACCCTGCCTGGCTCACGCTGCGTTGGGTGGCGCACCGGCGACTTCCCCTTCTGCACAAAAGGCCCTTAAAGCCACCAGCAAAGTTGCGGCCAGCAACGGCGCAGCCGATATCACCACATCGACCGCTACATCGTGGACTGTCAACACGCTGCAAACCGCAGGTGGCACCGATATTCGTGAATACGTGACCTCAACTGGCGTGGTGTTTGCCGTGGCCTGGGCCGGCCCGCAGCTGCCTGATCTGCGCGCTCTGCTGGGCACTTACTTTCCGGAGTTTGTTGATTCAAACAAAACGCCGCATGCCGGGCATACACCCAACCTGGTCAACAACCCGGACCTGGTGGTGCAATCTGGCGGCAAACCACGCGCCTATACCGGTCGGGCCTGGGTGCCCTCTTTGCTGCCGGCCGATGCCAGCATCGACCAGATTCATTAA
- the mdtH gene encoding multidrug efflux MFS transporter MdtH, translating to MSLPSKARRQGKLFILLDNFLVVFGFFVVFPLISIHFVDHMGWAAILVGTALAVRQFIQQGLGIFGGAVADRFGAKPMIVTGMLMRAAGFALMALATTPLVLILSCVLSALGGVLFDPPRSALIIKLTRPRERNRFYAIIMMQDSAGAVLGAMTGSWLLNVGFEWVGWMGAALFVTCALCNALLLPNYRIARGRSAFFANIGKVLADREYVKYALTLSGYYALAVQVLMLMPIAVMQLTHDSHAVGWMYTLETALSLTLLYPIAHFAEHRVRLESRLLIGLALMCVSLFLQAFSQSLTVFFVLLAGFYIGTITADPAREMLSARKADSAMLGSYMGFSRIGLALGGALGQLFAGAAYDLSRQWHTPKLPWFALSGIGVITWLGLWKLLKPVRGHSSATVRTQRA from the coding sequence ATGTCGTTACCATCCAAAGCCCGCCGCCAGGGCAAGTTGTTCATCCTGCTGGACAACTTTCTGGTCGTTTTCGGGTTTTTCGTCGTTTTTCCGCTGATCAGTATCCACTTTGTCGATCACATGGGCTGGGCCGCCATCCTCGTCGGCACGGCGCTGGCGGTGCGCCAGTTTATCCAGCAAGGTCTGGGGATTTTTGGCGGCGCGGTAGCCGACCGCTTTGGCGCCAAGCCGATGATTGTCACCGGCATGTTGATGCGGGCAGCCGGTTTTGCCCTGATGGCGCTGGCTACTACGCCGCTGGTGCTGATCTTGTCGTGCGTGCTGTCCGCCTTGGGTGGCGTGTTGTTTGATCCGCCGCGCTCGGCGTTGATTATCAAACTGACACGCCCGCGCGAGCGCAACCGTTTTTACGCCATCATCATGATGCAGGACAGCGCAGGTGCCGTCTTGGGCGCCATGACCGGCAGCTGGTTGTTGAATGTCGGGTTTGAATGGGTCGGCTGGATGGGCGCGGCCTTGTTTGTTACTTGCGCCCTGTGCAATGCCCTGCTGTTGCCCAACTATCGCATCGCCCGCGGTCGCAGCGCGTTTTTTGCGAATATCGGCAAAGTACTGGCCGACCGCGAATACGTTAAATACGCGCTCACGTTATCCGGTTATTACGCTCTGGCCGTGCAGGTCTTGATGCTGATGCCGATCGCCGTGATGCAGCTAACCCACGACAGCCATGCCGTGGGCTGGATGTACACCCTGGAAACTGCGCTGTCTCTCACCTTGTTGTACCCGATTGCCCACTTCGCCGAACATCGCGTGCGACTGGAAAGCCGCTTGCTGATCGGACTGGCACTGATGTGCGTCAGCCTGTTTCTGCAAGCTTTCTCTCAGTCATTGACGGTGTTTTTTGTGCTGCTGGCGGGGTTCTACATCGGCACTATTACTGCCGATCCAGCTCGCGAGATGCTCTCCGCTCGCAAGGCAGATTCCGCAATGTTAGGCAGCTATATGGGTTTCAGCCGGATTGGTCTGGCCTTGGGTGGCGCGCTGGGGCAATTGTTTGCCGGAGCGGCTTATGATCTGTCGCGGCAATGGCATACGCCCAAACTGCCGTGGTTTGCGCTTTCCGGCATTGGCGTGATCACGTGGCTGGGTTTGTGGAAGCTGTTGAAACCGGTGCGCGGTCACTCGTCGGCGACGGTGAGGACGCAACGGGCATAG
- a CDS encoding metal-sensing transcriptional repressor codes for MRRMEHTDHPEIINRLRRAEGHLKTIMRMLEEQRACLDIAQQLQAVEKAIASAKRQLVQDHIDHCLENAVQTGEGGQREALDEFKQIVRYL; via the coding sequence ATGCGCCGTATGGAACACACCGATCACCCCGAAATCATCAACCGTTTGCGCCGTGCCGAAGGGCATCTGAAAACCATCATGCGCATGCTCGAAGAACAGCGCGCGTGTCTGGACATCGCCCAGCAACTGCAAGCGGTCGAAAAAGCCATTGCCAGTGCCAAACGCCAACTGGTGCAAGACCATATCGACCACTGCCTCGAAAACGCAGTGCAAACCGGCGAAGGCGGCCAGCGAGAAGCGCTGGATGAATTCAAACAAATTGTTCGTTATCTCTAA
- a CDS encoding DUF3443 family protein gives MRLFLLACLSGFILLLSGCNGAADGSSLVPTPTPTPTPAPTPIPTGDNVMAVTVDAGPGNLSSLSLNVPTVSVTICAPGTAQCVTVDHILVDTASTGLRLMASALGNVNSILPQATVPGASTTPLVECYKFADGFIWGPVKTVDATFGGKTVSNLSIQVIGDSTYANTVPTGCSSGGSPENDVNSFGSNGVLGIGNIIHDCESLCTSPTSPYLEDFYYGCSVPGNCIATAVPLVAQIMNPVSLFASDNNGVAMTMQTVPATGASTAAGFLIFGIGTQSNNALGSATVYPIDANGLLNMSYQSKTYSNSFLDSGSNLLFMPSATGIAICTGTLPGFLCPTNAIAANVTVTGINGTPSNIVGLSIGNAQTLLGSNSFTAFNNVGGNNGTGGIDLGMPFNYGRTVFTAFNGASTSAGSGPFVAF, from the coding sequence ATGCGGCTCTTTCTTCTGGCCTGCCTCAGCGGGTTCATTTTGTTATTGTCCGGCTGCAATGGCGCGGCCGACGGTAGCTCCCTGGTTCCAACACCCACGCCGACGCCCACTCCGGCCCCAACGCCAATACCGACTGGCGATAACGTCATGGCGGTGACCGTGGACGCCGGTCCGGGCAATTTGTCCTCGTTATCGCTGAATGTGCCGACAGTGAGTGTGACCATTTGCGCGCCGGGTACCGCGCAATGCGTCACTGTGGACCACATTCTGGTCGACACCGCCTCTACTGGTTTACGCCTGATGGCCAGTGCGCTGGGCAACGTCAACAGCATCCTGCCGCAAGCCACGGTACCAGGCGCCAGCACCACACCGCTGGTGGAGTGCTACAAGTTTGCCGACGGGTTTATCTGGGGACCAGTCAAAACCGTGGATGCCACTTTTGGTGGCAAGACGGTCAGCAATCTGTCCATTCAGGTCATTGGCGACAGCACTTATGCCAACACGGTGCCCACCGGCTGCAGCAGTGGCGGTAGCCCGGAAAACGACGTGAACTCTTTTGGTTCCAACGGCGTACTGGGCATCGGCAATATCATCCATGACTGCGAAAGCCTGTGCACGAGCCCCACCAGCCCGTACCTGGAGGACTTTTATTACGGTTGCTCGGTACCAGGTAACTGCATCGCCACCGCCGTGCCGCTGGTCGCCCAGATCATGAATCCGGTGTCACTGTTTGCCAGCGACAACAATGGCGTGGCAATGACCATGCAAACGGTGCCAGCGACGGGCGCGAGTACCGCAGCGGGGTTCCTGATCTTTGGCATCGGCACGCAGTCAAACAATGCGCTGGGCAGTGCCACGGTTTATCCAATCGATGCCAATGGCTTGCTGAATATGAGCTACCAGAGCAAGACCTACTCAAACAGCTTCCTCGATAGCGGTTCCAATCTGTTGTTCATGCCCTCAGCCACGGGGATTGCCATATGCACCGGTACACTCCCCGGCTTTCTCTGCCCAACTAACGCGATCGCCGCCAATGTGACCGTTACCGGCATCAACGGCACGCCCAGCAATATCGTTGGGCTGAGCATTGGCAATGCGCAAACCCTGCTTGGCAGCAACAGCTTTACGGCCTTCAATAATGTGGGTGGCAATAACGGCACCGGCGGCATTGATCTGGGCATGCCGTTCAACTATGGCCGCACCGTGTTCACGGCATTTAATGGTGCGTCGACCAGCGCTGGCAGCGGGCCTTTCGTAGCGTTCTGA
- a CDS encoding TonB family protein: MSVKYISFKDGVLTIQLDLLALAFLLAILLHLSALLIPKGKTKPLEQAQAQQMPFQMQLVPKQTKAPQVAEITAPPVMTAPTATAKPDYVAPPPKPRRKVVKQVASAPALTKPDQDSKDIQMSGLDAALNHQPQGQAQQQPGKLAMHFSDLKQPIGDPHDSQVDEATRSLEADPLTRNIFGLWEQQIKQKVERIGQMNFPKDKNGNSIFGLLQFRMVLNSDGTLAQAKIVNTSGNPELDAEALKILRYSAPFGPVPKELLDDHQQITLVRYYQFINLGDRTKWSR; encoded by the coding sequence TTGTCAGTCAAGTACATCTCCTTTAAAGACGGCGTCCTGACCATCCAGCTAGATTTGCTGGCGCTTGCTTTCTTGTTGGCAATATTGCTGCACCTTTCGGCGTTGCTGATTCCCAAGGGCAAGACCAAGCCGCTGGAACAGGCGCAGGCGCAGCAAATGCCTTTCCAGATGCAATTGGTTCCCAAGCAGACCAAAGCACCGCAAGTGGCTGAAATCACCGCGCCACCGGTTATGACTGCGCCAACTGCGACCGCCAAACCGGATTACGTGGCACCGCCGCCCAAGCCGCGCCGCAAAGTGGTGAAACAGGTTGCATCGGCACCCGCGCTGACCAAGCCCGACCAGGATTCGAAAGATATCCAGATGAGCGGGCTCGACGCCGCGCTCAACCACCAGCCGCAGGGGCAGGCACAGCAACAGCCGGGCAAACTGGCTATGCATTTCTCTGATCTGAAGCAGCCGATTGGTGATCCGCACGATAGCCAGGTGGATGAAGCCACCCGTTCGCTGGAGGCCGACCCGCTCACCCGCAATATCTTTGGTTTGTGGGAGCAGCAGATCAAACAGAAGGTCGAGCGTATCGGCCAGATGAATTTCCCCAAAGATAAAAACGGCAATTCCATCTTTGGTCTGCTGCAGTTCCGTATGGTGCTCAATTCTGATGGCACACTGGCGCAAGCCAAGATTGTGAACACGTCGGGGAATCCGGAGCTGGATGCGGAAGCACTGAAGATCTTGCGTTATTCTGCGCCGTTTGGGCCAGTGCCCAAAGAGCTGCTGGATGACCATCAGCAGATTACGTTGGTGCGGTATTACCAGTTTATTAATCTGGGGGATCGGACTAAGTGGAGTAGGTAG
- a CDS encoding SDR family oxidoreductase, producing the protein MIVLVTGASGGIGASTVLRFVAEGHKVIAASRSVDAINALAAQHPGQILPLQLDVTNNDAVNAVLAQLPAEFAQIDVLVNNAGLALGLEPAQRAELDDWERMVDTNIKGLLYVTRAVLPGMVERNRGVVLNLGSVAGRWPYPGGNVYGATKAFVRQFSLNLRADLIGTRVRVTDVEPGMVGGTAFSNVRFHGDDAKAANVYSGTEPLTPEDIADAIYWIASRPDRVNINTIEIMPVRQSFGGLAIDRDRK; encoded by the coding sequence ATGATTGTTCTGGTAACTGGCGCGAGTGGCGGCATTGGCGCTTCCACCGTGCTGCGCTTTGTGGCTGAAGGCCATAAAGTGATTGCTGCGTCGCGCAGTGTTGACGCCATCAACGCCTTGGCGGCACAGCATCCGGGGCAGATTCTGCCGTTGCAACTGGACGTAACCAACAACGACGCCGTTAACGCAGTTCTGGCGCAATTGCCTGCCGAGTTTGCGCAGATTGATGTACTGGTGAACAACGCCGGTCTGGCTCTGGGTCTGGAACCGGCACAACGCGCCGAACTGGATGACTGGGAGCGCATGGTCGATACCAACATCAAAGGCCTGCTGTACGTAACCCGCGCCGTCTTGCCTGGCATGGTGGAACGCAATCGTGGCGTGGTGCTGAACCTGGGCTCAGTCGCTGGTCGCTGGCCATATCCCGGCGGCAACGTTTACGGCGCAACCAAAGCCTTTGTACGCCAGTTCTCGCTCAACCTGCGCGCCGACCTGATAGGCACCCGCGTGCGCGTTACCGATGTGGAACCGGGCATGGTCGGCGGCACCGCGTTCTCGAACGTGCGCTTTCACGGCGACGATGCCAAAGCAGCAAACGTTTACAGCGGCACCGAACCACTGACGCCAGAAGACATCGCCGACGCCATTTACTGGATCGCCTCACGGCCAGATCGCGTGAACATCAACACCATTGAGATCATGCCGGTGCGGCAATCGTTTGGTGGATTGGCGATTGATCGGGACCGGAAATAG
- a CDS encoding energy transducer TonB — MTRQRRLLWIAFVLAVLLHLATLLIPFSFSSGGSRFFATNLPFQINLQPQAEPVVTPEPESVPETPVHDQQTVEESAPPAVIAVPVPEKPMVSTPVAVLSRRIHHKASVPQPEQASAPVVVSELTPVPTASPTPAPTPTATPVPTATPTPTATPSPTPVITPEPTHVPTPTPTPTVTPTIAPTPVATATPNPTPLPTPVPTAAPTVVPTPIATPVPTKAPTAAPTHLPTPLPTAVPTVAPVPTAAPTMVAVLPTAVPAAIAPTSVPVALPTSAPGKGFVPAPHAESSSAGLARNGTGTGSKEAGSGNGPDRSSRGTSEPAPRLAIHLSDLRAPAVTTSSSRTPQEEGWIRAQRDSVTRAIYGLWEEQLRKRVERIGQMSFPRNTHGDAMYGRVRLRLLINGRDGSLVESEIIASSGNPELDDAALLIVRRAAPFGPASKDLWDENGQILMLMYNNYQKDQVSWTR; from the coding sequence TTGACAAGACAGCGGCGGCTGCTCTGGATTGCGTTTGTGCTGGCGGTGCTGTTGCACCTGGCAACGTTATTGATCCCGTTCTCGTTTTCGAGTGGGGGCTCGCGCTTTTTCGCCACAAACTTGCCGTTCCAGATCAATCTGCAGCCGCAAGCGGAGCCGGTTGTGACGCCGGAACCTGAATCCGTGCCGGAGACGCCAGTACACGACCAGCAAACTGTGGAAGAGTCTGCGCCGCCTGCAGTCATTGCCGTGCCGGTACCTGAAAAACCGATGGTCTCGACGCCGGTGGCGGTGTTGAGTCGGCGTATTCATCACAAAGCGTCAGTGCCGCAACCGGAACAAGCTTCGGCGCCCGTTGTAGTCAGTGAATTGACGCCGGTGCCAACGGCTAGCCCAACGCCCGCGCCGACCCCAACCGCGACCCCGGTCCCGACGGCTACGCCAACACCCACTGCAACGCCGAGCCCGACGCCGGTGATCACGCCAGAGCCAACGCACGTGCCGACCCCGACACCAACGCCGACTGTCACACCCACAATCGCGCCGACCCCGGTCGCGACAGCTACACCTAATCCGACACCGCTGCCCACGCCTGTTCCGACCGCGGCGCCAACGGTAGTGCCGACGCCGATTGCAACGCCGGTACCCACGAAGGCACCCACGGCGGCACCGACGCACCTGCCAACACCGTTGCCGACGGCTGTTCCCACCGTTGCGCCAGTCCCCACGGCTGCGCCGACAATGGTCGCGGTGCTCCCTACCGCGGTACCGGCGGCGATTGCGCCGACCAGCGTTCCGGTAGCACTGCCAACCAGCGCGCCGGGCAAGGGCTTTGTGCCTGCTCCGCATGCAGAAAGCTCGTCGGCCGGATTGGCGCGCAACGGTACGGGTACTGGCTCAAAAGAAGCGGGCAGTGGCAATGGGCCAGATCGTTCTTCGCGTGGCACCAGCGAGCCGGCACCGCGGCTGGCCATTCATTTGTCTGATTTGCGTGCGCCTGCGGTTACGACCAGTTCATCCCGTACGCCGCAAGAAGAAGGCTGGATTCGGGCCCAACGTGATTCAGTCACACGTGCCATCTACGGTTTATGGGAAGAACAACTGCGCAAGCGCGTTGAGCGAATTGGCCAGATGAGTTTCCCGCGCAATACGCATGGTGATGCCATGTATGGTCGCGTGCGCTTGCGTTTGTTGATCAACGGCCGCGACGGCTCGCTGGTGGAAAGTGAGATCATCGCCTCGTCGGGTAACCCGGAACTGGACGATGCCGCGCTGCTGATCGTGCGCCGCGCCGCGCCGTTTGGCCCCGCCAGCAAAGACCTTTGGGATGAGAATGGCCAGATTCTCATGCTGATGTACAACAACTATCAGAAAGACCAGGTGAGCTGGACCCGCTAG
- a CDS encoding ABC transporter substrate-binding protein produces the protein MKALWLGLFALICVSAHAEPGITDSEIVLGQSAALSGPAAELGKGVNRGAKAYFDWVNQHGGVNGRKIKLVALDDGYEPDRAAANTKTFIKDQPVFALFGYVGTPTSNASLPLINQAAIPFIAPFTGADSLRNPLNHNVFNVRASYRDEAGEIAESMKKMGMSSINVFYQNDAYGQAGLKAMQEASAKYGIKLNALATVQRNSTDVKKAVEDLVVKNPANAVFMVTAYKSSAAFITAARAHNYIGPFYNVSFVGTEALVSELKNDGSGVIVSQVMPTPYNPTKQVTIEYVKALTAAGVSNVDYPSLEGYIGARVMVEGLKRAGKALTREKLVAALEGLGDYDMGGFRVKFSSTNHNGSSFVDLTVVDHDGRIHS, from the coding sequence ATGAAGGCGTTGTGGCTGGGCTTGTTTGCCCTGATCTGTGTTTCTGCGCATGCGGAACCGGGCATTACCGACTCTGAAATCGTACTGGGCCAGTCAGCCGCGCTCAGCGGACCGGCAGCGGAGCTGGGTAAAGGGGTCAATCGTGGCGCCAAGGCTTATTTTGACTGGGTTAACCAGCATGGCGGCGTCAATGGCCGCAAGATCAAACTGGTCGCGCTGGATGACGGCTACGAGCCGGATCGCGCTGCTGCAAACACCAAGACTTTCATCAAAGACCAGCCGGTATTTGCATTGTTTGGCTATGTCGGCACCCCGACATCCAACGCTTCGCTGCCGCTGATCAATCAGGCCGCAATACCGTTCATTGCCCCGTTCACCGGTGCCGACAGCCTGCGCAATCCGCTGAATCACAACGTGTTCAATGTGCGTGCCAGCTACCGCGACGAAGCGGGCGAGATTGCTGAATCCATGAAAAAAATGGGCATGTCGAGCATCAACGTGTTCTACCAGAACGATGCTTATGGTCAGGCTGGTTTGAAGGCCATGCAAGAGGCTTCAGCCAAATACGGTATCAAGCTGAACGCGCTGGCTACCGTGCAGCGTAATAGCACCGATGTCAAAAAAGCGGTGGAAGACTTGGTGGTGAAGAACCCGGCCAACGCCGTATTTATGGTCACGGCCTATAAATCCAGCGCGGCGTTCATTACCGCTGCGCGCGCCCACAACTACATTGGGCCGTTCTATAACGTCAGCTTTGTGGGTACTGAAGCGCTGGTGTCGGAACTGAAAAACGATGGCAGCGGCGTGATTGTGTCGCAAGTCATGCCCACACCGTACAACCCGACCAAACAAGTGACCATTGAATACGTCAAAGCGCTGACTGCCGCTGGCGTAAGCAACGTCGACTACCCCAGCCTGGAAGGCTACATCGGCGCTCGCGTCATGGTGGAAGGCCTCAAGCGGGCCGGCAAAGCCCTGACCCGCGAGAAACTGGTAGCGGCACTGGAAGGCCTGGGTGATTACGACATGGGCGGTTTCCGGGTCAAGTTCTCCAGCACCAATCACAATGGTTCGAGCTTTGTGGATTTGACGGTGGTGGATCACGACGGGCGTATTCATAGCTAA
- a CDS encoding cation diffusion facilitator family transporter, with the protein MTSPYRPAASAPAPAAVAAHQNGDDCKHDHAGHDHSHGHSHDHGHGHAGHNHDHTFGHAHGVTDQRRIALAFFIIFAFMIVEIIGGVWSGSLALLADAGHMVSDSAALGFSWLALHIGKRPANAKLTFGYKRLEILAAFVNGCALFVVAGWILFEAIVRFAHPVTILSGPMLWVAVAGLASNIAAFFVLNGGNQENLNMRSAWLHVLGDLLGSVAAIIAALVIRYSGWTPIDPLLSVLVALLILKSAWQIVKATTHILLEGTPPNINLDEIKSDLEQNVAGVTDVHHIHAWAMTAEQLMVTLHAVAAPDADPAAIVGKIQQRLAEKFNVDHVTVQMETADCIDQYHQHAPQGEQCH; encoded by the coding sequence ATGACTTCTCCTTACCGCCCCGCCGCATCCGCGCCCGCCCCAGCAGCCGTGGCCGCACACCAGAATGGTGACGACTGTAAACACGACCACGCGGGTCACGACCACAGCCATGGCCACTCTCATGATCACGGACATGGTCATGCTGGCCACAATCACGATCACACCTTTGGCCATGCCCACGGCGTAACCGATCAACGCCGCATTGCGCTGGCGTTCTTTATCATCTTCGCTTTCATGATCGTCGAGATCATTGGTGGCGTCTGGTCTGGTTCGCTGGCCTTGCTGGCCGACGCAGGCCACATGGTGTCAGACTCCGCCGCGCTGGGCTTTAGCTGGCTGGCATTACATATCGGCAAACGCCCGGCCAATGCCAAGCTGACTTTTGGCTACAAGCGACTGGAAATCCTCGCTGCGTTTGTAAACGGTTGCGCGCTGTTCGTGGTGGCAGGCTGGATTCTGTTTGAGGCCATTGTGCGCTTTGCCCATCCGGTCACGATCCTGAGCGGCCCGATGCTGTGGGTGGCCGTTGCCGGGTTGGCATCCAATATTGCGGCGTTTTTTGTGCTCAATGGCGGCAATCAGGAAAACCTGAACATGCGCAGCGCGTGGCTACACGTACTGGGCGATTTGCTGGGTTCGGTAGCCGCCATTATTGCGGCGCTGGTCATCCGTTACAGCGGCTGGACGCCCATTGACCCGTTGTTGTCCGTGTTGGTGGCATTGCTGATCCTCAAGAGCGCCTGGCAGATCGTAAAAGCCACCACGCATATCCTGCTGGAAGGCACGCCGCCCAATATCAATCTGGACGAGATCAAAAGCGATCTGGAGCAAAACGTGGCTGGCGTCACCGACGTGCACCACATCCACGCTTGGGCCATGACCGCCGAACAGTTAATGGTGACCTTGCACGCCGTGGCTGCGCCAGACGCGGACCCCGCCGCCATTGTCGGCAAAATCCAGCAACGGCTGGCTGAAAAATTCAATGTGGATCACGTAACCGTGCAAATGGAAACCGCGGATTGCATTGACCAATATCACCAGCACGCGCCGCAAGGCGAGCAATGCCACTAA
- a CDS encoding YybH family protein: protein MKPADESAIRALCQQWLDASMTGDTASVLALMADDAVFITPGQPPIVGKAAFAALLPANPASMRLVAKQEILEVGGTDDLAWSRSALIVTVTPPSSAQPVTRSGHTLTLFARHPSGHWLLTRDANTLLLQPGSGADVG, encoded by the coding sequence ATGAAACCCGCCGATGAATCCGCAATCCGCGCGCTGTGCCAGCAATGGCTGGATGCCTCAATGACGGGCGACACGGCGAGCGTATTGGCGTTGATGGCCGACGATGCCGTGTTTATCACGCCCGGCCAGCCGCCAATTGTGGGCAAAGCCGCCTTTGCCGCGCTCTTGCCAGCAAACCCGGCCAGCATGCGGCTGGTGGCAAAACAGGAGATTCTGGAAGTCGGCGGTACTGATGATCTGGCGTGGTCGCGCAGCGCGCTCATCGTGACGGTCACTCCGCCATCATCGGCGCAACCCGTCACGCGTTCCGGCCACACGCTGACGCTGTTTGCGCGCCACCCCAGTGGCCACTGGTTGCTGACGCGCGACGCCAATACCTTGTTGCTCCAGCCCGGTAGCGGCGCTGACGTGGGCTAG